GCGTTCGGCGTTCCGGGCATCATGCTCGTGCAGTTGAACGACAAGGCGGCCGGCCAGTCGGTGCCGCACCTGCATTTCCACATCCTGCCGCGCGACAGCGGCCTCGATATGAATTTCCATGGCCGCAAGATGGTCGATGCCAAGACGCTCGTGCCGATCGCCGAGAAGATCCGGGCTGCGCTATGATCCTCGAACACGCCGTCCTGAACGTGAAGAAGGGCCAATCCGCCGCCTTCGAGGCGGCGCTGGCCAAGGCGCGCCCCCTGATCGAGGCGACCGAAGGCTTCCAGAAAATGGAGGTCCGCCCCTGCGTCGAGAGCAAGGACCGCTATCTCCTGCTGGTCTGGTGGGGCTCGCTCGAGGCCCATACGGTCGGATTCCGGCAGTCGGAGCGCTACGGCCCCTGGCGCGAGGCGCTGCATGGCTTCTACGAAGCCTTCCCGGCCGTGCAGCATTACGGCCGGCCCTTGTAGGCGCCCGCGGGGTTCCTATATCGAGCCCATGGTCTATCTGGTCGCGATCTTCTGTTCGCCGCTGGCCCTGCTCCTCACGGGCAAGCCGATTTCGGCGGTGTTCAACCTGATGTTGTATCTGTTCTCGATCCTGTGCTGGGCGTCGATCATCTTCTTCCATGCCGGCTTCCTGCTCTGGCTGCTGGCTTTCACCCATGCCGTCCTAACGATCAACAATGCCCGCGACGATCGCCGCGCCCGCTGGATCGCGGACGCGCAGCGGCGCTGATCACGGCGCGAAGCTGGATCGCGCCTTCACGCCCCAATGACCGTTCTCGCAGGTGACGACGTAGATCGAATCGAAACCGCCGATCACGCTGCCGTCCCTGGCGTAGCGCGTGAAGCGCGTGTCGATATGGACCTTGTCGGGACCGGCATGGATCACGGCGCGCCGTTCCCAGGCGGAGTGGTCCCACTCGGCCAGAGCGCCGGTGGTGAAGCGCTCGGGCGTCATGTCGCCCTTGTTCAGGGTCACCAGTGTGTTCGACGCCAGCCGCACCGAAGGAAAATTGAACGTCGCCTCGAAGGCAGGGATGTCACGCGCATTGAATGCCGCCATGAAGTCGTCGAGCACCTTCTGGGCGGCATCGATGGAGGCCTGATGATCGATCATGCGGAATTCCTCTTCTGCGAGCAGCGCCAAGTCTAGACGGCACAGGCGACGGACCGGAAGACGGTTCGCGCCTTCGCGCCGGCCGAGATGCAATTGTGAGGACATGGTGGAAATGGGTGTTCGACCGACTCGGTTCAAGACCCATTCGAAAATAATTCCGTATACGGAGTTATCCTCGGCTGGCGAACCCGAACCGCAGGGATTCCGGGCATTTTTCGTGGAAGGCGGCGCGTGGATAAATCCGGGTGTCGCGCCGCGAAGACGATATTTTGTTGCGCGAAAATAATTCTGCGGTTTGAACGAAAGACCCTGGAGCCGTGCCATGGTTGCCCGAAGGGCGTGGACACGGGCGCAGCCGCACCCCTACGCTTGGCCGGTGCGCGTGTCAGCCGAAGGAGCGGAGCCATGTATGTCGCGGGCCTTGTCATCCCTGTGCCGGAGGAAAACGCGGAGGCCTATCGCAAATGGGCCGAAATGAGCGCGCAGATCTTCAAGAGCTACGGATGCCTGGAGGTCGTCGAATCCTGGGAAGACAACGTGCCCGACGGCAAACAGACGGATTTCCGCCGCGCGGTCGCCGCGAAGCCCGGCGAGAAGATCGTGTTCACTTGGCAGGTCTGGCCCGATAAGGCGAGCTTCTACGCTGCCGAGGACAAGATGCATGAAGACGGTGTTCTCGACACAGCGGGCGAACCGCCCTTCGATGCCAGGCGCCTGATCGCCGGCTGCTTCGCGCCGGTGTTCTCGATGGGCCGGGACTGAGCTTGGTGCCGGCAGCGGCTTTTGGATTTTGACCGATCACCCGCAACCGTCATGCCCGGCCTTGTGCCGGCACCCAGGAACACCCGCGCCGCATGGGTGTTCATGGGTCGCCGGGACAAGCCCGGCGATGACGATTCAGTTCCATGCAAAATCCCACTATCCCGGCATCGTTTCGAAAACCGTGAGGCCATCGGGCAATGGTACCCAATGGGGGCGCTGGCTGGCGAAGATCGCCATGGTCGGACGGAAGTGCGACGGGTCGTCGAGCGAGCCGGCATAGACGGTGTGCTGTTCCGACTCGCCGCGGACGCCGCCATAAACAAGCCCGCCGCACTGCGGGCAGAAATTTCTCTCGGATTTGCGGCCGTCGCTCTGGGTCATCGTGTGGGTGACGGCGTCGCCGGTGAAGCGCAGCACGCTCGCCGGAAAGCCCATGAAGGCGATGAAGCCAGAGCCTGACGCCTTGCGGCAGTCTTTGCAGAAGCAATAGCCGGCGTATTGGGGCGGCGCGCTCGCTTCATAGCGGAGCTGGCCGCAGAGGCAACCGCCGGTGATCACGGTCTGCCGCCTGGGATGTTCAGGTGCTGAAATACTTTGGCCAAAAAATTGTTACTGGCACCCAGCTGATACATAAGGCAGGCGATCAAACCCATTGTAGCGTAAGCTGCCGCATCGCCAAGCGTGCTTGCGTAGCCGGCGAGAAATGTATCGAGGTGTTTCCTAAGCTTGGCTGATCTGCGGGCGGACTGATTGGCGGCAATTGGCCGCTTCTCACTCAACAACTGATTTAGCTGCCTAAGTTCAATCACCAACTTACGGACTTCGTCCAGATACTCCGTGTCTCGTACCCAAAGGTGCGGAGGAGGTTCGTTTGGCAGATTGCGCAGATCATATTCAGTTACCGGCTCAAAGCTTGCTATGAGGCAGCGTGTGTACCAGATCGCCTGTTGGCGATTGCGAACGGCTAGTTTTTTTGATTTCTTGGTCGAAGGTTGACCGACTTCAAACGAATAGAACTCCGACTCTTTTCCATCCACAGGGCGAATGAGCACCCTGGTGGCCATTTTTCCGTTCTTTGTATGCTCTAACTTCAGCCCTTCTTGAATCATCTTGCTTGCGAGCAAAGACTTGGGCACGCCTTCATGCGAAGCGCGTTTTTGCAATTCGCGATCGACATTCTTTACGATATAAGTTGTCAACGCGTCGCGCGGAGGACTTTTCTTCTGCATGGTTGCAAAATCACGAAGAGCAACCCGCTAAAGATAAGCATTTTGCTATCGACCGTAAATCCGCGGGACGCCTAGACGCTCTCTTCCGCCTTGGGCTTCTTCGGCGGCGGCAGGGCCTTGGGCTTCTTGCCGCTTTCGGTGATGAACTCGAAGGCGAGCTTGTCGGCGTCGCGGTCGAGCAGGACGCGCACCGTGCCGCCGTCCTTGAGCTTGCCGAACAGGATCTCGTCGGCCAGCGGCTTCTTGAGGTTCTCCTGGATCACGCGCGCAAGGGGGCGCGCGCCGAACGCGTCGTCATAGCCCTTCTCGCCCAGCCAGCGGGTCGCTTCCGGCGTGAGATCGAAGGTCACGTCGCGGTCGACCAGCTGCGCCTCGAGCTCGAGCACGAACTTCTCGACCACATGGTCGATGGTCTCGCGGGTCAGCGACGCGAAGGTGATGATCGCATCGAGCCGGTTGCGGAATTCCGGCGTGAACAGCTTCTTGATCGCCTCGTCGTCCTCGCCGACGCGCTTGCCGCGGCCGAAGCCGATGGCGTCCTTGGCGGCATCCGACGCGCCCGCATTGGTGGTCATGATCAGCACCACGTTGCGGAAGTCGATCTTCTTGCCGTTGTGGTCGGTCAGCTTGCCGTGATCCATCACCTGCAGGAGGATGTTGAACAGGTCGGGATGGGCCTTCTCCACCTCGTCGAGCAGCAGCACGCAATGCGGATGCTGGTCGACGCCGTCGGTCAGCAATCCGCCCTGGTCGAAGCCGACATAGCCCGGCGGGGCGCCGATCAGACGGCTCACCGTGTGGCGCTCCATGTATTCCGACATGTCGAAGCGCAGCAGTTCGACGCCCAGCGTCTTGGCGAGCTGCTTGGCGGCCTCGGTCTTGCCGACGCCGGTCGGGCCGGAGAACAGGTAGGAGCCGATCGGCTTCTCCGGCGCGCGCAGGCCGGCGCGGGCGAGCTTGATGGCGCTCGCCAGCGCATGCAGCGCCGCGTCCTGGCCGAACACCGCCTGTCTGAGATCCGCCTCCAGCGTGCGCAGCGCCTCGGTATCGTCCTTCGACACCGACTTTGGAGGAATCCGCGCCATCGTCGCGATGACGTCCTCGACCTCCTTGACGCCGATGACCTTCTTGCGCCGCGACTCGGGCAGCAGCATCTGCGAGGCGCCGACCTCGTCGATCACGTCGATCGCCTTGTCGGGCAGCTTGCGGTCGTTGATGTATTTCGCCGAAAGCTCCACCGCCGCCTTGATGGCGTCGACGGTGTAGCGAACCTTATGAAACTCCTCGTAATAGGGCTTGATGCCCATCATGATCTTGATCGTGTCGGGCAGCGTCGGCTCGACGACGTCGATCTTCTGGAAGCGCCGCACCAGGGCGCGGTCCTTTTCGAAATACTGGCGGTATTCCTTGTAGGTGGTCGAGCCGATGCAGCGCAGCGAACCCTGCTGCAAGGCGGGCTTCAGCAGGTTGGACGCGTCCATCGCGCCGCCCGAGGTCGCGCCGGCGCCGATCACGGTGTGAATCTCGTCGATGAAGAGGATCGCGCCCTTCAGCGCCTCCAGCTCCTTCACCACCGATTTCAGGCGCTCCTCGAAATCGCCGCGATAGCGCGTGCCGGCGATCAGCGAGCCCATGTCGAGCGAATAGATGACGCTGTTCTTCAGGACCTCGGGCACTTCACCCTTGACGATCTTGCGCGCGAGCCCTTCGGCGATCGCGGTCTTGCCGACGCCGGGATCGCCGACGAACAGCGGGTTGTTCTTCTGGCGGCGGCACAGGATCTGGATGGTGCGGTCGACCTCCGCCATGCGGCCGATCAGGGGATCGACGCGGCCGGCCTTGGCCTTCTCGTTGAGGTTCACGCAATAGGCTTCGAGCGCCTCGGTGCCCTGCTTGTTCTTGGGCTCGCCGTCCTCGCCCTCTTCCTCGGCGCCCTTGGCGGCCTTCTGCTGGCTCATGCCCGGGCGCTTGGCGATGCCGTGGCTCATGTAGGAGACCGCGTCGAGCCGCGTCATGTTCTGCTCTTGCAGGAAATAGACGGCGTGGCTCTCGCGCTCGGTGAACAGCGCGACCAGCACGTTCGCGCCGGTGACTTCCTCGCGGCCGGAATTCTGGACGTGGAGCACGGCGCGCTGCACGACGCGCTGGAAGCCGGTCGTGGGCTTGGCATCCTCGCCATCCTCGATGACCAGGGTCATCAGCTCTTCGTCGACGTATTTCTGCACGGTCTTGCGCAACGCCTCGATGTCGACATTGCAGGCCTTCATGACCTGTGCCGCATCGGTGTCGTCCATCAGGGCGAGCAGGAGATGCTCCGGCGTCGCGTACTCGTGATGCCGGTCGCTCGCGAGCTTGATCGCGCGGTGTAACGCTTGTTCGAGGCTTCGCGAGAGTGAGGGCATCTAGTCGCTACTCCTTCTCCATCGTGCATTGCAGAGGATGCTGGTGACGCCGCGCGAATTCAATGACCTGCGCGACCTTGGTCTCGGCCACATCGTAGGTGAAAACGCCGCAGATGCCGACTCCGTGGCGATGGACGTGAAGCATGATCTCGACCGCCTGCTCGCGGTTCTTGTTGAAGATCTTCTCCAAAATGTGAACGACGAACTCCATTGGGGTGTAGTCGTCGTTGAGCAGGAGCACTTTGTACATGCTCGGCTTCTTGGTCTTGGGTCGCGTCTTGGTGACGATCCCCGTGCCGGTGCCGCCGTCACCGTCGCGAGTTCCCTGGCCACCCTGGCCGCGCCCGTCACGTCCGTCTTTCATCTCGGTGCTTCATTCAATCAATATGGTGATGCCCATCCTATTCCATAAGAGGGCCGAGCAAAGCCCCGATATAGACCTAACGCCAGCGCGGTTACTGCCGCGCGAGCCGGGACAAAGCAGAAGGGCCCGGGATCGCTCCCAGGCCCTTCGACGCATTCGGCAGGCGGCGGATCAGGCTGCGCGCGCGCTCTGAACGACCTCGACCCAGGCCTGGACGCGGCCCTGGATCGGTTCGAGGCTTTCCTTGGACGTCGCCACGAAAAGCTCGCCGAGCTTGGTGAGCTCGTTGACATAGGATTCGAACGCCGACTTGGCAAAGCCGGTCTGCAGTTCGAATGCCTCATGCGCGGACTTCGACGCCATCAGGGCCTTGGTGTTGGCGATCGTGCCTTCGATCGAAGCCTTGGAAAAGCTGTAGATTTCGTTGTGCAGCGTCTCGGCGCCCTTGCCGGCGACGTTCGCGGCCTTCACATAAGCCTCGACCGTGTCCTTCTGGAAGCCCAGGAACTGGTCATAACCCTTCACGGCCTTGTCGAAGTTCGCCTTGAGCGCCTCGGTGCCGGTCTTGAACGCGGTTTCGATGGTTTCGGTCGTGCCGTTGAGCTTCTCGCCGGCCGTCTTTGCTTTCGCCATAATGATTACTCCTCGTAAAGTTCATGGCGCACCGTCTCCGCGGCCAGCGGCCTTGTTGCGGTGCAACATGACCTATATGCGGCGCAATACCGCTACTGTCAAGGGTTATGCTGCGCCGCACCAAAAAATTCATTAAGCACGTTCGCCAGCACCGTTAACACTTCGTAAATGCCGGTTTTATATCGTCAATTCGACTGCTTGCGGTGGGAGCCCCAATTTGGTCTTATCGAATCTGTTTGGGGCGCCAACGACGACAAATGGGGCTGTGATGTTTGGACAGCCGCGCGCCGGATTCGGCGTGCTCGTGCGAACGCTGTTCGTAGCGGGACTTATCGGCCTTGCCCTCGCGGCAGGCACGTCTTCTGCCGACGCCCGGGGGCATCACCACCGGGGCGGGCATGGGCGTGCGCGCATCCCGATCGCCGTAGGTCCGACCGATCCTGCCAAGGACGCGGCGCTGATCGCGGATGGCGAGACCGGCCGGGTGATTTACGCCCGCAACGCCTATGCGGAGCGCCATCCCGCGTCGCTGACGAAGATGATGACGCTTTACCTGTTGTTCGAGGCGCTGAAACGCGGCGACGTCACGATGCAGACCATGCTGCGCGTGTCCGAGCATGCCGCCAGCCAGCATGCGACGAACCTGCATCTCTATGGCGGGGACATGATCCCGGTCGAAACCGCGATCAAGGCGATCGTGGTCCGCTCGGCGAACGACGTCGCGGTCGCCATCGCCGAGTCGCTGGGCGGCACGGAGGGCCATTTCGCCGAGCTGATGACGGCCAAGGCGCGCCAGCTCGGCATGAAGGACACATTCTATCACAATGCGTCCGGCCTGCCGGACCAGCTGCAGATCACGACGGCGGCCGACCTTCTCGTCCTGGCGCGCCACCTAGCCTACGATTTCCCGCAATATTTCCCGTATTTCGCGACACCGGCCTTCACCTTCCGCGGCGTGACCTATGTCACGCACGACAACCTGATCGGACGCTATGACGGCGCCGACGGCATCAAGACCGGCTATACGGGGATGTCGGGCTTCAACCTCGTCTCTTCTGTCGTGCGCAACGGAGCGCATGTGATCGGCGTGGTGATGGGCGGCCGGACCGCGCATCGCCGCGACCTCGAGATGGTCCATCTGCTCGACGATGCCTTTGGGCAGATCGGCCGCAATCCCGCGCTGGTGGCCCATGCGGGCGTGCCTTGGCGCAATGTCGCCGTGAACGCGCCGCCGGTCATCGCGAGCATGGACGTCGCGCCCGCGCCCGGCGACGACGAAGAGGCGGCCGAGGCTGCCGCCACCGACGACGGAAGCGACGATACCAACGTGATCGCCGCGCCACCGCCGCCCAAACCCACCACGGTTGTGGCCCAGGCGGCTCCGGCACCGGCCTTCACGCCGCCCCAGGCGCCTCAGCCGCATGTGGCCCCTCCCCCGGCGCCGCGCGCCGTTCCGGTGCCCGCGCCGATCCGGATGGCGAATGTGCCGCGGCCGCGGCCGAAGCCTCCGGAGGCGATCGTCGCGGCAGCCGCTCCGGCGATCACGCCGATCGCCAAGCCGCGCCAGGTCGCGGCGCTGCTGCCGACCGCCAAGCCCGTGGTCAAGCCGCGACTGCGCAATGACGTCGGCGAGGGCGATATCGGCGATTCCGGCACGCCGGTGCCGATGGGCCCGAAGGCCTGGACGATCCAGATCGGCGCCTTCGCGGACATGAACCAGGCGCGCGGCCAGCTCGCGTCCTATGCCGAGAAGTCGATGGATATCCTCGGCCAGGCGGCCCGCATCGTCATTCCGTTCACCGGCGTCGACGGGCACATGCTGTATCGCGCCCGGTTCGGACCGTTCGTGGAGCGCGAGGCGCGCGAGGTCTGCTCGCGACTGACGCAGCGCGGCCAAACCTGCTTCACGGTGCTGGCCTCGGCGCGCTGATCATGCGCCGAGCAGAACGTCCTTCGCTTCGTTGATCTTCGCGGCGAGGTAGTTCGATCCGCCGCGATCGGGATGGTTCTGCTGGATCAGGCGGAGATAGGCCGCCTTGATGTCGTCCTCCGTGGCGCCTTCCTCGAGACCGAGCACGGCCAGCGCTTCTGCGCGCGTCATCGTTCCGCGGCGAGTCGCGGGATCTCGCGCTGGCATCCAGGAGACGGGCCAGAGCCGGCCGCCGCTGAACAGACCCCAGGCGAGCGCCAGCAGGAAAATCGCGCTGATCGCCCGGCCCGTCAGCAGCAATCCGATCGCGGCGAGACCAAGGATGGTCACGGCCACATGGCGGAAGGTGCCGGCCATCGCCTTGGGATC
The nucleotide sequence above comes from Rhizomicrobium sp.. Encoded proteins:
- a CDS encoding GFA family protein; translation: MITGGCLCGQLRYEASAPPQYAGYCFCKDCRKASGSGFIAFMGFPASVLRFTGDAVTHTMTQSDGRKSERNFCPQCGGLVYGGVRGESEQHTVYAGSLDDPSHFRPTMAIFASQRPHWVPLPDGLTVFETMPG
- a CDS encoding DUF1428 domain-containing protein, encoding MYVAGLVIPVPEENAEAYRKWAEMSAQIFKSYGCLEVVESWEDNVPDGKQTDFRRAVAAKPGEKIVFTWQVWPDKASFYAAEDKMHEDGVLDTAGEPPFDARRLIAGCFAPVFSMGRD
- a CDS encoding antibiotic biosynthesis monooxygenase gives rise to the protein MILEHAVLNVKKGQSAAFEAALAKARPLIEATEGFQKMEVRPCVESKDRYLLLVWWGSLEAHTVGFRQSERYGPWREALHGFYEAFPAVQHYGRPL
- a CDS encoding phasin family protein, translated to MAKAKTAGEKLNGTTETIETAFKTGTEALKANFDKAVKGYDQFLGFQKDTVEAYVKAANVAGKGAETLHNEIYSFSKASIEGTIANTKALMASKSAHEAFELQTGFAKSAFESYVNELTKLGELFVATSKESLEPIQGRVQAWVEVVQSARAA
- a CDS encoding DnaJ domain-containing protein, with amino-acid sequence MGAIIAGAAALVVLLLLIRIYVGADPKAMAGTFRHVAVTILGLAAIGLLLTGRAISAIFLLALAWGLFSGGRLWPVSWMPARDPATRRGTMTRAEALAVLGLEEGATEDDIKAAYLRLIQQNHPDRGGSNYLAAKINEAKDVLLGA
- the clpS gene encoding ATP-dependent Clp protease adapter ClpS, yielding MKDGRDGRGQGGQGTRDGDGGTGTGIVTKTRPKTKKPSMYKVLLLNDDYTPMEFVVHILEKIFNKNREQAVEIMLHVHRHGVGICGVFTYDVAETKVAQVIEFARRHQHPLQCTMEKE
- a CDS encoding D-alanyl-D-alanine carboxypeptidase, yielding MFGQPRAGFGVLVRTLFVAGLIGLALAAGTSSADARGHHHRGGHGRARIPIAVGPTDPAKDAALIADGETGRVIYARNAYAERHPASLTKMMTLYLLFEALKRGDVTMQTMLRVSEHAASQHATNLHLYGGDMIPVETAIKAIVVRSANDVAVAIAESLGGTEGHFAELMTAKARQLGMKDTFYHNASGLPDQLQITTAADLLVLARHLAYDFPQYFPYFATPAFTFRGVTYVTHDNLIGRYDGADGIKTGYTGMSGFNLVSSVVRNGAHVIGVVMGGRTAHRRDLEMVHLLDDAFGQIGRNPALVAHAGVPWRNVAVNAPPVIASMDVAPAPGDDEEAAEAAATDDGSDDTNVIAAPPPPKPTTVVAQAAPAPAFTPPQAPQPHVAPPPAPRAVPVPAPIRMANVPRPRPKPPEAIVAAAAPAITPIAKPRQVAALLPTAKPVVKPRLRNDVGEGDIGDSGTPVPMGPKAWTIQIGAFADMNQARGQLASYAEKSMDILGQAARIVIPFTGVDGHMLYRARFGPFVEREAREVCSRLTQRGQTCFTVLASAR
- the clpA gene encoding ATP-dependent Clp protease ATP-binding subunit ClpA, translating into MPSLSRSLEQALHRAIKLASDRHHEYATPEHLLLALMDDTDAAQVMKACNVDIEALRKTVQKYVDEELMTLVIEDGEDAKPTTGFQRVVQRAVLHVQNSGREEVTGANVLVALFTERESHAVYFLQEQNMTRLDAVSYMSHGIAKRPGMSQQKAAKGAEEEGEDGEPKNKQGTEALEAYCVNLNEKAKAGRVDPLIGRMAEVDRTIQILCRRQKNNPLFVGDPGVGKTAIAEGLARKIVKGEVPEVLKNSVIYSLDMGSLIAGTRYRGDFEERLKSVVKELEALKGAILFIDEIHTVIGAGATSGGAMDASNLLKPALQQGSLRCIGSTTYKEYRQYFEKDRALVRRFQKIDVVEPTLPDTIKIMMGIKPYYEEFHKVRYTVDAIKAAVELSAKYINDRKLPDKAIDVIDEVGASQMLLPESRRKKVIGVKEVEDVIATMARIPPKSVSKDDTEALRTLEADLRQAVFGQDAALHALASAIKLARAGLRAPEKPIGSYLFSGPTGVGKTEAAKQLAKTLGVELLRFDMSEYMERHTVSRLIGAPPGYVGFDQGGLLTDGVDQHPHCVLLLDEVEKAHPDLFNILLQVMDHGKLTDHNGKKIDFRNVVLIMTTNAGASDAAKDAIGFGRGKRVGEDDEAIKKLFTPEFRNRLDAIITFASLTRETIDHVVEKFVLELEAQLVDRDVTFDLTPEATRWLGEKGYDDAFGARPLARVIQENLKKPLADEILFGKLKDGGTVRVLLDRDADKLAFEFITESGKKPKALPPPKKPKAEESV